From the Cervus elaphus chromosome 20, mCerEla1.1, whole genome shotgun sequence genome, one window contains:
- the UBAP2L gene encoding ubiquitin-associated protein 2-like isoform X2 — MMTSVGTNRARGNWEPPQNQNQTQHKQRPQATAEQIRLAQMISDHNDADFEEKVKQLIDITGKNQDECVIALHDCNGDVNRAINVLLEGNPDTHSWEMVGKKKGVSGQKDGGQTESNEEGKENRDRDRDYSRRRGGPPRRGRGASRGRECMHGALTKPAVVRGQENGLDGTKSGGPSGRGTERGRRGRGRGRGGSGRRGGRFSAQGMGTFNPADYAEPANTDDNYGNNSGNTWNNTGHFEPDDGTRLDFIGVEGSNYPRKFETAPGAWRTATEEWGTEDWNEDLSETKIFTASNVSSVPLPAENVTITAGQRIDLAVLLGKTPSSMENDSSNLDPSQAPSLAQPLVFSNSKQSAISQPASGNTFSHHSMVSMLGKGFGDVGEAKGSSTTGSQFLEQFKTAQALAQLAAQHSQSGTTTTSSWDMGSTTQSPSLVQYDLKNPNDSTVHSPFTKRQAFTPSSTMMEVFLQEKAPAVATSTAAPPPPSSPLPSKSTSAPQMSPGSSDNQSSSPQPAQQKLKQQKKKASLTSKIPALAVEMPGSADISGLNLQFGALQFGSEPVLSDYESTPTTSASSSQAPSSLYTSTASESSSTISSNQSQESGYQSGPIQSTTYTSQNNAQGPLYEQRSTQTRRYPSSISSSPQKDLTQAKNGFSSVQATQLQTTQSVEGATGSAVKSDSPSSSGIPPLSETVSAASLLTTTNQHSSSLGGLSHNEEIPNTTTTQHSSTLSTQQNTLSSSTSSGRTSTSTLLHTSVESEANLHSSSSTFSTASSTVSAPPPVVSVSSSLSSGSSLGLSLGSNSTVTASTRSSVATTSGKAPPNLPPGVPPLLPNPYIMAPGLLHAYPPQVYGYDDLQMLQTRFPLDYYSIPFPTPTTPLTGRDGSLASNPYSGDLTKFGRGDASSPAPATTLAQPQQNQTQTHHTTQQTFLNPALPPGYSYTSLPYYTGVPGLPSTFQYGPAVFPVAPTSSKQHGVNVSVNASATPFQQPSGYGSHGYNTGVSVTSSNTGVPDISGSVYSKTQSFEKQGFHSGTPAASFNLPSALGSGGPINPATAAAYPPAPFMHILTPHQQPHSQILHHHLQQDGQLPYLQMILCCQRQQEEQTGSGQRSQTSSIPQKPQTNKSAYNSYSWGAN, encoded by the exons CATTCCTGGGAGATGGTCGGGAAGAAGAAGGGTGTCTCAGGACAGAAGGATGGTGGCCAAACGGAATCAAACGAGGAAGGCAAAGAAAATCGAGACCGCGACAGAGACTATAGTCGGCGACGTGGTGGGCCACCAAGACGGGGAAGAGGTGCCAGCCGTGGACGAGAGTGTATGCATGGGGCTTTAACAAAACCAGCTGTGG ttcgaGGTCAGGAAAATGGATTAGATGGCACCAAGAGTGGAGGGCCTTCTGGAAGAGGCACAGAAAGAGGCAGAAGAGGTCGTGGCCGAGGCAGAG GTGGCTCTGGTAGGCGCGGAGGAAGATTTTCTGCTCAAGGAATGGG gACCTTTAACCCAGCTGATTATGCAGAGCCGGCCAATACTGATGATAACTACGGCAATAATAGTGGCAATACATGGAACAACACTGGCCACTTTGAACCAGATGATGGGACGA gACTTGATTTCATTGGGGTTGAGGGGTCAAATTATCCCCGAAAATTTGAGACTGCTCCTG GTGCATGGAGGACTGCAACAGAGGAGTGGGGAACTGAAGATTGGAATGAAGAT CTTTCTGAGACCAAGATCTTCACTGCCTCTAATGTGTCTTCAGTGCCTCTGCCTGCGGAGAATGTGACAATCACTGCTGGTCAGAG AATTGACCTTGCTGTTCTGTTGGGAAAGACACCATCTTCCATGGAGAATGATTCATCTAATCTGGATCCCTCTCAGGCTCCTTCTCTTGCCCAGCCTCTGGTGTTCAGTAACTCGAAGCAGAGTGCCATATCACAGCCTGCTTCAGGGAACACATTTTCTCATCACAGTATG GTGAGCATGTTAGGGAAAGGATTTGGTGATGTCGGTGAAGCTAAAGGCAGCAGCACCACAGGCTCCCAGTTCTTGGAGCAATTCAAGACTGCTCAGGCCCTGGCTCAGTTGGCAGCTCAGCATTCTCAATCTggaaccaccaccacctcctcatGGGACATGGGCTCTACCACACAGTCCCCATCGCTGGTGCAGTATG ATTTGAAGAACCCAAATGATTCAACAGTGCACAGCCCCTTTACAAAGCGCCAGGCTTTCACCCCGTCTTCAACCATGATGGAGGTGTTCCTTCAGGAGAAGGCACCTGCTGTGGCTACCTCCACAGCCGCACCTCCACCCCCGTCTTCTCCTCTGCCAAGCAAATCCACCTCGGCTCCACAAATGTCTCCTGGGTCTTCAGACAACCAATCCTCCAGCCCTCAGCCGGCTCAGCAAAAACTGAAACAGCAGAAGAAAAAAGCCTCCTTGACTTCTAAG ATTCCTGCTCTGGCTGTGGAGATGCCTGGTTCAGCAGATATCTCAGGGCTAAACCTGCAGTTTGGGGCGTTGCAGTTTGGGTCAGAGCCTGTCCTTTCTGATTATGAGTCCACCCCCACCACGAGCGCCTCTTCAAGCCAGGCTCCAAGTAGCCTCTATACCAGCACGGCCAG TGAATCTTCATCCACAATTTCATCTAACCAGAGTCAGGAGTCCGGTTATCAGAGTGGCCCAATTCAGTCGACAACCTATACCTCCCAAAATAATGCTCAGGGCCCTCTATATGAACAGAGATCCACACAGACTCGGCGGTACCCCAGCTCCATCtcttcatcaccccaaaaggactTGACTCAGGCAAAG AATGGCTTCAGTTCTGTGCAGGCCACGCAGTTACAGACCACGCAATCTGTTGAAG GTGCTACGGGGTCTGCAGTGAAATCTGACTCACCTTCCTCTTCGGGCATCCCCCCTCTCAGTGAAACGGTATCTGCAGCTTCCTTACTGACGACAACCAATCAGCACTCATCCTCCTTGGGTGGCTTGAGCCACAATGAGGAGATTCCAAATACTACCACCACACAACACAGCAG CACGTTATCTACTCAGCAGAATACCCTTTCGTCATCAACATCTTCTGGGCGCACTTCGACATCCACTCTTTTG CACACGAGCGTGGAGAGTGAGGCGAATCTCCATTCTTCCTCCAGCACTTTCTCCACCGCATCCAGCACCGTCTCTGCTCCTCCCCCAGTGGTCAGTGTCTCCTCCAGTCTCAGTAGTGGCAGTAGCTTGGGCCTCAGCCTAGGCAGCAACTCTACCGTCACAGCCTCCACTCGAAGCTCAGTTGCTACGACTTCAG GAAAAGCTCCTCCCAACCTCCCTCCTGGGGTCCCGCCATTGTTGCCTAATCCATATATTATGGCTCCAGGGCTGTTACATGCCTACCCG ccaCAGGTATATGGTTATGATGACTTGCAGATGCTTCAGACAAGATTTCCATTG GATTACTACAGCATCCCATTTCCCACACCCACCACTCCACTGACTGGGAGGGATGGTAGCCTGGCCAGCAACCCTTATTCTG GTGACCTCACAAAGTTCGGCCGTGGGGATGCCTCCTCCCCGGCCCCAGCCACAACCTTGGCCCAACCCCAACAGAACCAGACGCAGACTCACCATACCACGCAGCAGACATTCCTGAACCCGGCGCTGCCTCCTGGCTACAGTTACACCAGCCTGCCATACTACACAGGGGTTCCTGGCCTTCCCAGCACCTTCCAGTATGGGCCTGCTGTGTTCCCT GTGGCTCCTACCTCTTCCAAGCAGCATGGTGTGAATGTCAGTGTGAATGCATCAGCCACCCCTTTCCAACAGCCAAGTGGTTATGGGTCTCATGGATACAACACTG GTGTGTCAGTCACCTCCAGTAATACAGGCGTGCCAGATATCTCGGGTTCTGTGTACTCCAAAACCCAG TCCTTTGAGAAACAAGGTTTTCATTCCGGTACTCCTGCTGCCTCCTTCAACTTGCCTTCAGCCCTAGGAAGTGGGGGGCCCATCAATCCGGCCACAGCTGCTGCCTACCCACCTGCCCCCTTTATGCACATCCTGACTCCCCATCAGCAGCCGCATTCCCAgatccttcaccatcacctgcaGCAGGATGGCCAG CTACCATATTTGCAGATGATTCTCTGTTGCCAGCGCCAGCAGGAGGAGCAG ACGGGCAGCGGGCAACGTAGCCAGACCAGCTCCATCCCGCAGAAGCCCCAGACCAACAAGTCTGCCTACAACAGCTACAGCTGGGGGGCCAACTGA
- the UBAP2L gene encoding ubiquitin-associated protein 2-like isoform X4, with product MMTSVGTNRARGNWEPPQNQNQTQHKQRPQATAEQIRLAQMISDHNDADFEEKVKQLIDITGKNQDECVIALHDCNGDVNRAINVLLEGNPDTHSWEMVGKKKGVSGQKDGGQTESNEEGKENRDRDRDYSRRRGGPPRRGRGASRGRECMHGALTKPAVVRGQENGLDGTKSGGPSGRGTERGRRGRGRGRGGSGRRGGRFSAQGMGTFNPADYAEPANTDDNYGNNSGNTWNNTGHFEPDDGTRLDFIGVEGSNYPRKFETAPGAWRTATEEWGTEDWNEDLSETKIFTASNVSSVPLPAENVTITAGQRIDLAVLLGKTPSSMENDSSNLDPSQAPSLAQPLVFSNSKQSAISQPASGNTFSHHSMVSMLGKGFGDVGEAKGSSTTGSQFLEQFKTAQALAQLAAQHSQSGTTTTSSWDMGSTTQSPSLVQYDLKNPNDSTVHSPFTKRQAFTPSSTMMEVFLQEKAPAVATSTAAPPPPSSPLPSKSTSAPQMSPGSSDNQSSSPQPAQQKLKQQKKKASLTSKIPALAVEMPGSADISGLNLQFGALQFGSEPVLSDYESTPTTSASSSQAPSSLYTSTASESSSTISSNQSQESGYQSGPIQSTTYTSQNNAQGPLYEQRSTQTRRYPSSISSSPQKDLTQAKNGFSSVQATQLQTTQSVEGATGSAVKSDSPSSSGIPPLSETVSAASLLTTTNQHSSSLGGLSHNEEIPNTTTTQHSSTLSTQQNTLSSSTSSGRTSTSTLLHTSVESEANLHSSSSTFSTASSTVSAPPPVVSVSSSLSSGSSLGLSLGSNSTVTASTRSSVATTSGKAPPNLPPGVPPLLPNPYIMAPGLLHAYPPQVYGYDDLQMLQTRFPLDYYSIPFPTPTTPLTGRDGSLASNPYSGDLTKFGRGDASSPAPATTLAQPQQNQTQTHHTTQQTFLNPALPPGYSYTSLPYYTGVPGLPSTFQYGPAVFPVAPTSSKQHGVNVSVNASATPFQQPSGYGSHGYNTGVSVTSSNTGVPDISGSVYSKTQQSFEKQGFHSGTPAASFNLPSALGSGGPINPATAAAYPPAPFMHILTPHQQPHSQILHHHLQQDGQTGSGQRSQTSSIPQKPQTNKSAYNSYSWGAN from the exons CATTCCTGGGAGATGGTCGGGAAGAAGAAGGGTGTCTCAGGACAGAAGGATGGTGGCCAAACGGAATCAAACGAGGAAGGCAAAGAAAATCGAGACCGCGACAGAGACTATAGTCGGCGACGTGGTGGGCCACCAAGACGGGGAAGAGGTGCCAGCCGTGGACGAGAGTGTATGCATGGGGCTTTAACAAAACCAGCTGTGG ttcgaGGTCAGGAAAATGGATTAGATGGCACCAAGAGTGGAGGGCCTTCTGGAAGAGGCACAGAAAGAGGCAGAAGAGGTCGTGGCCGAGGCAGAG GTGGCTCTGGTAGGCGCGGAGGAAGATTTTCTGCTCAAGGAATGGG gACCTTTAACCCAGCTGATTATGCAGAGCCGGCCAATACTGATGATAACTACGGCAATAATAGTGGCAATACATGGAACAACACTGGCCACTTTGAACCAGATGATGGGACGA gACTTGATTTCATTGGGGTTGAGGGGTCAAATTATCCCCGAAAATTTGAGACTGCTCCTG GTGCATGGAGGACTGCAACAGAGGAGTGGGGAACTGAAGATTGGAATGAAGAT CTTTCTGAGACCAAGATCTTCACTGCCTCTAATGTGTCTTCAGTGCCTCTGCCTGCGGAGAATGTGACAATCACTGCTGGTCAGAG AATTGACCTTGCTGTTCTGTTGGGAAAGACACCATCTTCCATGGAGAATGATTCATCTAATCTGGATCCCTCTCAGGCTCCTTCTCTTGCCCAGCCTCTGGTGTTCAGTAACTCGAAGCAGAGTGCCATATCACAGCCTGCTTCAGGGAACACATTTTCTCATCACAGTATG GTGAGCATGTTAGGGAAAGGATTTGGTGATGTCGGTGAAGCTAAAGGCAGCAGCACCACAGGCTCCCAGTTCTTGGAGCAATTCAAGACTGCTCAGGCCCTGGCTCAGTTGGCAGCTCAGCATTCTCAATCTggaaccaccaccacctcctcatGGGACATGGGCTCTACCACACAGTCCCCATCGCTGGTGCAGTATG ATTTGAAGAACCCAAATGATTCAACAGTGCACAGCCCCTTTACAAAGCGCCAGGCTTTCACCCCGTCTTCAACCATGATGGAGGTGTTCCTTCAGGAGAAGGCACCTGCTGTGGCTACCTCCACAGCCGCACCTCCACCCCCGTCTTCTCCTCTGCCAAGCAAATCCACCTCGGCTCCACAAATGTCTCCTGGGTCTTCAGACAACCAATCCTCCAGCCCTCAGCCGGCTCAGCAAAAACTGAAACAGCAGAAGAAAAAAGCCTCCTTGACTTCTAAG ATTCCTGCTCTGGCTGTGGAGATGCCTGGTTCAGCAGATATCTCAGGGCTAAACCTGCAGTTTGGGGCGTTGCAGTTTGGGTCAGAGCCTGTCCTTTCTGATTATGAGTCCACCCCCACCACGAGCGCCTCTTCAAGCCAGGCTCCAAGTAGCCTCTATACCAGCACGGCCAG TGAATCTTCATCCACAATTTCATCTAACCAGAGTCAGGAGTCCGGTTATCAGAGTGGCCCAATTCAGTCGACAACCTATACCTCCCAAAATAATGCTCAGGGCCCTCTATATGAACAGAGATCCACACAGACTCGGCGGTACCCCAGCTCCATCtcttcatcaccccaaaaggactTGACTCAGGCAAAG AATGGCTTCAGTTCTGTGCAGGCCACGCAGTTACAGACCACGCAATCTGTTGAAG GTGCTACGGGGTCTGCAGTGAAATCTGACTCACCTTCCTCTTCGGGCATCCCCCCTCTCAGTGAAACGGTATCTGCAGCTTCCTTACTGACGACAACCAATCAGCACTCATCCTCCTTGGGTGGCTTGAGCCACAATGAGGAGATTCCAAATACTACCACCACACAACACAGCAG CACGTTATCTACTCAGCAGAATACCCTTTCGTCATCAACATCTTCTGGGCGCACTTCGACATCCACTCTTTTG CACACGAGCGTGGAGAGTGAGGCGAATCTCCATTCTTCCTCCAGCACTTTCTCCACCGCATCCAGCACCGTCTCTGCTCCTCCCCCAGTGGTCAGTGTCTCCTCCAGTCTCAGTAGTGGCAGTAGCTTGGGCCTCAGCCTAGGCAGCAACTCTACCGTCACAGCCTCCACTCGAAGCTCAGTTGCTACGACTTCAG GAAAAGCTCCTCCCAACCTCCCTCCTGGGGTCCCGCCATTGTTGCCTAATCCATATATTATGGCTCCAGGGCTGTTACATGCCTACCCG ccaCAGGTATATGGTTATGATGACTTGCAGATGCTTCAGACAAGATTTCCATTG GATTACTACAGCATCCCATTTCCCACACCCACCACTCCACTGACTGGGAGGGATGGTAGCCTGGCCAGCAACCCTTATTCTG GTGACCTCACAAAGTTCGGCCGTGGGGATGCCTCCTCCCCGGCCCCAGCCACAACCTTGGCCCAACCCCAACAGAACCAGACGCAGACTCACCATACCACGCAGCAGACATTCCTGAACCCGGCGCTGCCTCCTGGCTACAGTTACACCAGCCTGCCATACTACACAGGGGTTCCTGGCCTTCCCAGCACCTTCCAGTATGGGCCTGCTGTGTTCCCT GTGGCTCCTACCTCTTCCAAGCAGCATGGTGTGAATGTCAGTGTGAATGCATCAGCCACCCCTTTCCAACAGCCAAGTGGTTATGGGTCTCATGGATACAACACTG GTGTGTCAGTCACCTCCAGTAATACAGGCGTGCCAGATATCTCGGGTTCTGTGTACTCCAAAACCCAG CAGTCCTTTGAGAAACAAGGTTTTCATTCCGGTACTCCTGCTGCCTCCTTCAACTTGCCTTCAGCCCTAGGAAGTGGGGGGCCCATCAATCCGGCCACAGCTGCTGCCTACCCACCTGCCCCCTTTATGCACATCCTGACTCCCCATCAGCAGCCGCATTCCCAgatccttcaccatcacctgcaGCAGGATGGCCAG ACGGGCAGCGGGCAACGTAGCCAGACCAGCTCCATCCCGCAGAAGCCCCAGACCAACAAGTCTGCCTACAACAGCTACAGCTGGGGGGCCAACTGA
- the UBAP2L gene encoding ubiquitin-associated protein 2-like isoform X7, translating into MMTSVGTNRARGNWEPPQNQNQTQHKQRPQATAEQIRLAQMISDHNDADFEEKVKQLIDITGKNQDECVIALHDCNGDVNRAINVLLEGNPDTHSWEMVGKKKGVSGQKDGGQTESNEEGKENRDRDRDYSRRRGGPPRRGRGASRGRECMHGALTKPAVVRGQENGLDGTKSGGPSGRGTERGRRGRGRGRGGSGRRGGRFSAQGMGTFNPADYAEPANTDDNYGNNSGNTWNNTGHFEPDDGTRLDFIGVEGSNYPRKFETAPGAWRTATEEWGTEDWNEDLSETKIFTASNVSSVPLPAENVTITAGQRIDLAVLLGKTPSSMENDSSNLDPSQAPSLAQPLVFSNSKQSAISQPASGNTFSHHSMVSMLGKGFGDVGEAKGSSTTGSQFLEQFKTAQALAQLAAQHSQSGTTTTSSWDMGSTTQSPSLVQYDLKNPNDSTVHSPFTKRQAFTPSSTMMEVFLQEKAPAVATSTAAPPPPSSPLPSKSTSAPQMSPGSSDNQSSSPQPAQQKLKQQKKKASLTSKIPALAVEMPGSADISGLNLQFGALQFGSEPVLSDYESTPTTSASSSQAPSSLYTSTASESSSTISSNQSQESGYQSGPIQSTTYTSQNNAQGPLYEQRSTQTRRYPSSISSSPQKDLTQAKNGFSSVQATQLQTTQSVEGATGSAVKSDSPSSSGIPPLSETVSAASLLTTTNQHSSSLGGLSHNEEIPNTTTTQHSSTLSTQQNTLSSSTSSGRTSTSTLLHTSVESEANLHSSSSTFSTASSTVSAPPPVVSVSSSLSSGSSLGLSLGSNSTVTASTRSSVATTSGKAPPNLPPGVPPLLPNPYIMAPGLLHAYPPQVYGYDDLQMLQTRFPLDYYSIPFPTPTTPLTGRDGSLASNPYSGDLTKFGRGDASSPAPATTLAQPQQNQTQTHHTTQQTFLNPALPPGYSYTSLPYYTGVPGLPSTFQYGPAVFPVAPTSSKQHGVNVSVNASATPFQQPSGYGSHGYNTGVSVTSSNTGVPDISGSVYSKTQQSFEKQGFHSGTPAASFNLPSALGSGGPINPATAAAYPPAPFMHILTPHQQPHSQILHHHLQQDGQLPYLQMILCCQRQQEEQDVLSLVDDQLGE; encoded by the exons CATTCCTGGGAGATGGTCGGGAAGAAGAAGGGTGTCTCAGGACAGAAGGATGGTGGCCAAACGGAATCAAACGAGGAAGGCAAAGAAAATCGAGACCGCGACAGAGACTATAGTCGGCGACGTGGTGGGCCACCAAGACGGGGAAGAGGTGCCAGCCGTGGACGAGAGTGTATGCATGGGGCTTTAACAAAACCAGCTGTGG ttcgaGGTCAGGAAAATGGATTAGATGGCACCAAGAGTGGAGGGCCTTCTGGAAGAGGCACAGAAAGAGGCAGAAGAGGTCGTGGCCGAGGCAGAG GTGGCTCTGGTAGGCGCGGAGGAAGATTTTCTGCTCAAGGAATGGG gACCTTTAACCCAGCTGATTATGCAGAGCCGGCCAATACTGATGATAACTACGGCAATAATAGTGGCAATACATGGAACAACACTGGCCACTTTGAACCAGATGATGGGACGA gACTTGATTTCATTGGGGTTGAGGGGTCAAATTATCCCCGAAAATTTGAGACTGCTCCTG GTGCATGGAGGACTGCAACAGAGGAGTGGGGAACTGAAGATTGGAATGAAGAT CTTTCTGAGACCAAGATCTTCACTGCCTCTAATGTGTCTTCAGTGCCTCTGCCTGCGGAGAATGTGACAATCACTGCTGGTCAGAG AATTGACCTTGCTGTTCTGTTGGGAAAGACACCATCTTCCATGGAGAATGATTCATCTAATCTGGATCCCTCTCAGGCTCCTTCTCTTGCCCAGCCTCTGGTGTTCAGTAACTCGAAGCAGAGTGCCATATCACAGCCTGCTTCAGGGAACACATTTTCTCATCACAGTATG GTGAGCATGTTAGGGAAAGGATTTGGTGATGTCGGTGAAGCTAAAGGCAGCAGCACCACAGGCTCCCAGTTCTTGGAGCAATTCAAGACTGCTCAGGCCCTGGCTCAGTTGGCAGCTCAGCATTCTCAATCTggaaccaccaccacctcctcatGGGACATGGGCTCTACCACACAGTCCCCATCGCTGGTGCAGTATG ATTTGAAGAACCCAAATGATTCAACAGTGCACAGCCCCTTTACAAAGCGCCAGGCTTTCACCCCGTCTTCAACCATGATGGAGGTGTTCCTTCAGGAGAAGGCACCTGCTGTGGCTACCTCCACAGCCGCACCTCCACCCCCGTCTTCTCCTCTGCCAAGCAAATCCACCTCGGCTCCACAAATGTCTCCTGGGTCTTCAGACAACCAATCCTCCAGCCCTCAGCCGGCTCAGCAAAAACTGAAACAGCAGAAGAAAAAAGCCTCCTTGACTTCTAAG ATTCCTGCTCTGGCTGTGGAGATGCCTGGTTCAGCAGATATCTCAGGGCTAAACCTGCAGTTTGGGGCGTTGCAGTTTGGGTCAGAGCCTGTCCTTTCTGATTATGAGTCCACCCCCACCACGAGCGCCTCTTCAAGCCAGGCTCCAAGTAGCCTCTATACCAGCACGGCCAG TGAATCTTCATCCACAATTTCATCTAACCAGAGTCAGGAGTCCGGTTATCAGAGTGGCCCAATTCAGTCGACAACCTATACCTCCCAAAATAATGCTCAGGGCCCTCTATATGAACAGAGATCCACACAGACTCGGCGGTACCCCAGCTCCATCtcttcatcaccccaaaaggactTGACTCAGGCAAAG AATGGCTTCAGTTCTGTGCAGGCCACGCAGTTACAGACCACGCAATCTGTTGAAG GTGCTACGGGGTCTGCAGTGAAATCTGACTCACCTTCCTCTTCGGGCATCCCCCCTCTCAGTGAAACGGTATCTGCAGCTTCCTTACTGACGACAACCAATCAGCACTCATCCTCCTTGGGTGGCTTGAGCCACAATGAGGAGATTCCAAATACTACCACCACACAACACAGCAG CACGTTATCTACTCAGCAGAATACCCTTTCGTCATCAACATCTTCTGGGCGCACTTCGACATCCACTCTTTTG CACACGAGCGTGGAGAGTGAGGCGAATCTCCATTCTTCCTCCAGCACTTTCTCCACCGCATCCAGCACCGTCTCTGCTCCTCCCCCAGTGGTCAGTGTCTCCTCCAGTCTCAGTAGTGGCAGTAGCTTGGGCCTCAGCCTAGGCAGCAACTCTACCGTCACAGCCTCCACTCGAAGCTCAGTTGCTACGACTTCAG GAAAAGCTCCTCCCAACCTCCCTCCTGGGGTCCCGCCATTGTTGCCTAATCCATATATTATGGCTCCAGGGCTGTTACATGCCTACCCG ccaCAGGTATATGGTTATGATGACTTGCAGATGCTTCAGACAAGATTTCCATTG GATTACTACAGCATCCCATTTCCCACACCCACCACTCCACTGACTGGGAGGGATGGTAGCCTGGCCAGCAACCCTTATTCTG GTGACCTCACAAAGTTCGGCCGTGGGGATGCCTCCTCCCCGGCCCCAGCCACAACCTTGGCCCAACCCCAACAGAACCAGACGCAGACTCACCATACCACGCAGCAGACATTCCTGAACCCGGCGCTGCCTCCTGGCTACAGTTACACCAGCCTGCCATACTACACAGGGGTTCCTGGCCTTCCCAGCACCTTCCAGTATGGGCCTGCTGTGTTCCCT GTGGCTCCTACCTCTTCCAAGCAGCATGGTGTGAATGTCAGTGTGAATGCATCAGCCACCCCTTTCCAACAGCCAAGTGGTTATGGGTCTCATGGATACAACACTG GTGTGTCAGTCACCTCCAGTAATACAGGCGTGCCAGATATCTCGGGTTCTGTGTACTCCAAAACCCAG CAGTCCTTTGAGAAACAAGGTTTTCATTCCGGTACTCCTGCTGCCTCCTTCAACTTGCCTTCAGCCCTAGGAAGTGGGGGGCCCATCAATCCGGCCACAGCTGCTGCCTACCCACCTGCCCCCTTTATGCACATCCTGACTCCCCATCAGCAGCCGCATTCCCAgatccttcaccatcacctgcaGCAGGATGGCCAG CTACCATATTTGCAGATGATTCTCTGTTGCCAGCGCCAGCAGGAGGAGCAG